A genomic stretch from Flavobacterium sp. KS-LB2 includes:
- a CDS encoding PepSY domain-containing protein: protein MTLSFWRSAHLALAVFSAAFLVLASVTGVILALDAIQEKTPPYKIADFDAISLQETLSILRKTYPEITELTVDHNQFVNLQGLDQDGNDVNAYVDAKTGKILGAPKQKSEFIQWTTALHRSLFLKETGRFIVGFVSFLLLLITISGLALLLNRQKGIKALFASIVKENFVQYYHVYLGRLSLLPIIVLSVSGSYLTLEKFNFFLEKNTIEANTAATTSVKSTIDFFKTTLLSDVKKIEFPFSDDPEDFYIITLHDSEIEVNQQSGAIISETPFPLQTIATEWNLDLHTGRSSIIWAIVLALASINILFFIYSGFAMTLKRRASRIKNTFKATESDLILLVGSENGSTLAFANAIQKQLVAQGKKVFLGELNSYTSYPKAEHLIVLTSTHGLGDAPANATSFLSRLQKTEQQQPIQFSVVGFGSMAYPDFCAYATEIDQALAQQKWANRVLDMQTVNDKSATEFVAWIRLWNDQTGINLATTPSLYSEVPKDLEKIKVLDKTLISETEHTFLLTLETSTFSIHTSGDLLAVYPANDNQERLYSIGKVNDKIQLVVKLHPSGLGSNYLYDLEKGSVFKGRIIQNKSFHFPKKVAQVAMISNGTGIAPFLGMMAQNQNKTKLHLYCGFRQETETVTGYKKFAYDMLAKKQLTSFQLALSREDKQEYVMDLIERDASFFGKLLQDGGTILICGSLAMQKDVEKVLDTICLNQSSKGITFYKENGQVLTDCY from the coding sequence ATGACACTTTCTTTTTGGCGCTCCGCTCACTTGGCTTTGGCCGTTTTTTCTGCAGCATTCTTAGTATTAGCATCCGTTACGGGTGTTATTCTAGCTCTTGATGCCATTCAAGAAAAAACGCCTCCCTATAAAATTGCTGATTTTGATGCCATTAGCCTTCAAGAAACCTTGTCTATTTTACGAAAAACCTATCCCGAAATCACAGAATTAACCGTAGATCACAATCAATTTGTTAACCTGCAAGGACTAGATCAAGATGGAAATGATGTAAATGCCTATGTCGATGCAAAAACAGGTAAGATTTTAGGCGCTCCCAAACAAAAAAGCGAATTTATACAATGGACTACTGCGCTTCACCGCTCTCTTTTTCTAAAAGAAACGGGGCGATTTATAGTTGGTTTTGTTTCGTTTTTATTGCTGCTAATTACTATTTCAGGTTTGGCGTTGCTACTCAACCGTCAAAAAGGAATTAAAGCGTTGTTCGCCTCAATTGTAAAGGAGAATTTTGTACAATACTATCATGTGTACTTAGGGCGCTTGTCACTCCTTCCTATAATTGTACTTTCGGTTTCAGGAAGCTATCTCACACTTGAAAAATTTAATTTTTTCCTTGAAAAAAATACTATTGAAGCAAATACTGCAGCGACAACATCTGTAAAAAGCACTATCGATTTTTTTAAAACGACTCTTTTAAGCGATGTCAAAAAAATAGAATTCCCCTTCTCTGACGATCCGGAAGATTTTTACATCATCACGCTACACGATAGTGAAATTGAGGTAAATCAACAATCGGGAGCAATTATAAGTGAGACTCCTTTTCCTTTACAAACCATTGCAACCGAATGGAACTTAGATTTGCATACGGGGCGTTCTAGCATTATCTGGGCAATTGTATTGGCACTAGCCAGCATCAATATTTTATTTTTCATTTATTCTGGTTTTGCCATGACGCTTAAGAGAAGAGCTAGCCGAATCAAAAATACGTTCAAAGCAACCGAAAGCGACTTGATATTGCTTGTTGGTTCCGAAAATGGAAGCACGCTTGCGTTTGCAAATGCTATTCAGAAACAATTAGTAGCGCAAGGCAAAAAAGTATTTTTGGGCGAATTAAACTCGTACACAAGCTACCCAAAAGCAGAGCACCTGATTGTATTAACATCTACCCATGGTTTGGGCGATGCACCGGCGAATGCCACAAGTTTTTTATCACGATTACAAAAAACAGAGCAACAACAACCCATCCAGTTTTCTGTTGTAGGATTTGGATCGATGGCGTATCCTGACTTTTGTGCGTATGCCACTGAAATTGACCAAGCATTAGCGCAACAAAAATGGGCAAATCGTGTGCTGGACATGCAAACGGTAAACGACAAATCGGCTACAGAATTTGTGGCATGGATTCGATTATGGAATGACCAAACTGGTATAAACCTAGCTACTACTCCTTCCCTTTACAGTGAAGTGCCGAAAGACCTAGAAAAAATAAAAGTGCTCGACAAAACCTTGATTTCCGAAACTGAACATACTTTTCTATTGACATTAGAAACAAGTACTTTTTCTATACATACCTCTGGCGATTTGCTTGCAGTATACCCAGCAAATGACAATCAAGAACGCTTGTACTCTATTGGAAAAGTAAATGACAAAATACAACTGGTTGTCAAACTACACCCTTCAGGTTTGGGCTCCAATTATTTGTATGATTTAGAAAAAGGAAGCGTTTTTAAAGGACGAATTATTCAGAACAAATCGTTTCATTTTCCTAAAAAAGTAGCTCAAGTGGCAATGATATCAAATGGCACCGGCATTGCACCGTTCTTGGGAATGATGGCTCAGAACCAAAATAAAACCAAGTTGCATTTGTATTGTGGTTTCCGCCAAGAAACGGAAACAGTGACTGGATACAAAAAATTTGCCTACGATATGTTAGCAAAAAAACAGTTAACCAGTTTTCAATTGGCACTATCGCGTGAGGACAAACAAGAATATGTAATGGATTTGATTGAGCGTGATGCGTCCTTTTTTGGAAAACTGTTGCAAGATGGCGGTACAATTTTAATTTGCGGATCGCTTGCGATGCAAAAAGACGTTGAAAAAGTACTCGATACTATTTGTTTGAACCAATCTAGCAAGGGTATTACTTTTTATAAAGAAAACGGACAAGTGCTTACGGATTGCTATTAA
- a CDS encoding DoxX family protein, which translates to MKETLINTDCSKTTIIIRFIVGIVFVSEGFQKFIFPATRGAGRFEKIGLPAPEFLGFFVGSFEVICGVLLLIGLLTRLATIPLIIIMLVAFATTKSEVYLNEGFWELLHGSRTDWAMLLGSMFILIRGGGLWSADRKLMKK; encoded by the coding sequence ATGAAGGAAACACTTATTAACACAGACTGCTCAAAAACAACTATCATAATCCGCTTCATTGTGGGGATTGTATTTGTATCCGAAGGATTTCAAAAATTTATTTTTCCGGCTACTCGAGGAGCAGGAAGGTTTGAAAAAATTGGATTGCCAGCACCTGAATTCTTAGGTTTTTTTGTAGGATCTTTTGAAGTGATTTGTGGTGTCTTACTCCTAATCGGTTTACTAACTCGTTTAGCAACTATTCCATTAATTATCATAATGCTAGTGGCATTTGCAACCACAAAATCTGAAGTGTACTTAAATGAAGGATTTTGGGAATTACTACACGGAAGCCGAACGGATTGGGCGATGCTTTTGGGAAGTATGTTTATTTTAATTCGAGGAGGTGGTTTATGGTCAGCAGATAGAAAGTTAATGAAAAAATGA
- the chrA gene encoding chromate efflux transporter, with product MNAKVKLSEIASLFLKLGIIGFGGPAAHIAMMQDEVVAKRKWFSEQHFLDLIGATNLIPGPNSTEMAIHIGYEKGGWKGLVVAGLCFISPAVLITAFFAWAYKAYGQTPAVQPFIYGIKPAIIAIIIAAVFPLAKKSMKTVTLAVIGLLVLIGSLLHYYEIYLLFGAGFVGLFLKYWNDNRSLKGNSILPLIALPNFATPLLAGSNAKLFWIFLKIGAILYGSGYVLFAFLDTELVATGLLTRQQLIDAIAIGQFTPGPVFSSVTFIGYQINDWTGAIVATIGIFLPSFVFVALLNPLVNKMRNSVLFGAFLDAVNVASVAIILSVCWSMGADSIMDWKTLLVAILSILALFAYKKINSALVVVGGSLLGYLLTLL from the coding sequence ATGAATGCAAAGGTAAAATTAAGCGAAATTGCAAGTCTTTTTTTGAAATTGGGCATCATTGGTTTTGGCGGTCCTGCGGCGCATATTGCTATGATGCAGGACGAGGTGGTTGCCAAACGAAAATGGTTTAGCGAGCAACATTTTCTGGATTTAATAGGCGCTACCAACTTGATTCCTGGTCCCAATAGCACCGAAATGGCCATACATATTGGCTACGAAAAAGGCGGTTGGAAGGGATTAGTGGTTGCTGGACTTTGCTTTATCTCACCTGCGGTGCTCATTACTGCTTTTTTTGCTTGGGCTTACAAAGCCTATGGGCAAACACCAGCTGTACAACCTTTTATATACGGAATTAAACCCGCTATTATTGCTATAATTATTGCAGCGGTTTTTCCGTTGGCAAAAAAGTCTATGAAAACAGTGACCTTGGCAGTCATTGGTTTGTTAGTTTTGATAGGTTCTTTGTTGCATTATTACGAAATTTACTTGCTCTTTGGTGCTGGTTTTGTGGGTTTATTTTTGAAGTATTGGAACGACAATCGCTCCTTGAAAGGGAATAGTATTTTACCTTTGATTGCTTTACCCAATTTCGCCACGCCTCTATTGGCTGGCAGTAATGCCAAACTGTTTTGGATTTTTTTAAAAATAGGCGCTATACTATATGGTAGCGGCTATGTTTTATTTGCATTCCTGGATACGGAGTTAGTTGCAACCGGACTTTTGACACGCCAACAATTAATTGATGCCATAGCTATTGGGCAATTTACACCCGGACCCGTTTTTTCATCGGTGACGTTTATAGGGTATCAAATTAATGATTGGACGGGTGCGATTGTTGCCACTATTGGAATTTTTCTACCTTCATTTGTATTTGTGGCATTGCTCAATCCTTTGGTCAACAAAATGAGAAATTCAGTGTTGTTTGGTGCTTTTCTTGATGCTGTAAATGTAGCTTCAGTAGCAATAATTCTATCGGTTTGTTGGTCTATGGGAGCGGATAGCATCATGGATTGGAAAACCCTCTTGGTTGCAATTTTGAGTATACTAGCTCTTTTTGCTTATAAAAAAATTAACAGCGCCTTAGTGGTTGTAGGTGGTTCACTTTTGGGATACCTGCTTACTTTACTCTAA
- a CDS encoding FAD:protein FMN transferase — MKTKSITTFFLLITLIVQTAVGAQVLRKRTTLLMGGRFDISIVDQDSLAAEQNIDAVIAEISRIENLISDWKADSQVSEVNRNAGIQPVKVDQEVFELTQRAIRFSEATNGGFDISFAAMDRIWKFDGSMTEMPSAEAIKKSVEKVGYKNIVLDSVNSTIFLKLKGMKIGFGALGEGYATDKCRNMMLAKGIQAGIINGTGDMSTWGKQPNGKAWNIGITNPFRTEKLLAVVPLSQEAVTTSGSYEKFVVFDGKRYSHIINPATGYPATGLCSVTVFGPYAETANGLSTSLMVLGPNAGLQLLQNYPEYSCIMITDNGNIIRSKNFRIKKFKRKVK, encoded by the coding sequence ATGAAAACAAAATCGATTACTACTTTCTTCCTTTTGATAACGCTTATTGTACAAACTGCGGTTGGCGCCCAAGTACTGCGCAAAAGAACGACCTTACTGATGGGCGGCCGATTTGACATTAGTATTGTGGATCAAGATTCGCTTGCAGCAGAACAAAATATTGATGCCGTTATTGCTGAAATTAGCCGAATTGAAAATTTAATTTCGGACTGGAAAGCCGATTCGCAAGTTTCAGAGGTGAATCGGAATGCCGGTATTCAGCCCGTGAAAGTTGACCAAGAGGTTTTTGAATTAACCCAACGTGCCATTCGATTTTCGGAGGCAACTAATGGCGGTTTTGACATTAGCTTTGCGGCCATGGATCGAATCTGGAAATTTGATGGTTCGATGACTGAAATGCCATCGGCGGAAGCCATCAAAAAATCAGTTGAAAAAGTAGGCTACAAAAACATTGTTTTGGATAGTGTAAATTCCACCATTTTTTTAAAACTGAAAGGAATGAAAATTGGTTTTGGCGCTCTTGGCGAAGGCTACGCTACTGATAAATGTAGAAATATGATGCTTGCTAAAGGTATACAAGCCGGAATCATAAACGGTACTGGAGATATGAGCACTTGGGGTAAACAACCTAATGGAAAAGCGTGGAATATTGGAATTACGAATCCTTTTCGTACTGAAAAATTGCTGGCCGTAGTGCCCCTATCGCAAGAAGCAGTAACCACATCTGGCAGTTATGAGAAATTTGTGGTTTTTGATGGCAAACGCTATTCGCACATTATCAATCCAGCAACAGGTTACCCGGCAACAGGCTTATGCAGCGTTACTGTTTTTGGCCCCTATGCCGAAACGGCTAATGGTTTAAGCACCTCACTAATGGTTTTAGGTCCTAATGCAGGACTACAATTACTGCAGAACTATCCAGAATACAGCTGTATCATGATTACAGACAATGGTAACATCATTCGATCGAAAAACTTCCGAATTAAAAAATTCAAAAGAAAAGTAAAATAG